The Microcoleus sp. bin38.metabat.b11b12b14.051 genome segment TCAAAGTGCTGCCGCAAAGCTTTCCTTTATGTGCTGAAATTGTTTTACCAACTGATTTGGCTGAAGATGTAATCGCTAAAGCTACGGAATATTTAGAATCGGGAAGTGAGGAAGTTTGGCTGGTATATCCAGAAAGCCAATGGATTGTTGTAGTCACAAAACAATTCAGAATCATCTTTATTGCTGGGGAAGTTGTTAGCAGTCAAATTGTTTTGCCTGGTTTTAGCATTCCCGTCGATGAATTATTAAAATGAGCTATTTTATTCCAGTCCGCGCACCATCCGGACTTCGTTTGTGTAGGATCGGTTTCAACCGCCGACTCTTAAAGGTTTATCTTTCTTATTCAGTCCGCGCAGGCGGACTTTGTTTGTATAGTTGCGGTTTCAACCGCCGACTCGAACATCGTTTCTAACTTATAACTTCGATGCTTTAACAAACATTTGCCCGCCCAAAAACCGCCACAAAAAAGGCAATTTCAAATAAACCTTTAACAACAAAGGCGAGGCCGGCCGCCCTTTCGTCGAAAACGGCAAAAACCTCGGTATCATGACATCAATTTTAAATCCCACAGTTTGTAAAAGCTCTTGTAGAGATAAGTGCGTAATGGGTAATTGATGGTCGATAAAATCGTAGTATTCCTTGTAAGAGTATTTGAAATTAGGCTGAATTACCAAAAGTGAGCCGCTAGGCTTCAGCGCATCAAAGCAAAACGAGATAATTTCGACAAGTTCCTCTTTGTTGCGGAGGTGTTCAAAAAAGTTAGAGATGAAAATGCGATCGAACTTTTTATTGAAAGCAGTATTATTGTCTAAATTAAGCACATCTATATTCAGCACTTTCACATCAGTATTAGCAAATAACTTAGAATCGGGATTGAGGTCAATTAAACATTTTTCTCCCGCCCGAATGTGATTGATAAACTCGCAGTAGCCCCCGCCAATATCTAAAATCGCTGATTTTGAAGGAACATAATTTTGTAAAAATTCGTCAATCAAAACTTTCCAGAGTGCCACCTTGGCTTGCATTTGTCGGGAATCAAAGCGGTTGGCATACAATTTTTTGAGATATGTGTCAGTTTTCATAGTAAGATAGCATAGACTAAGTATGAGTTTATCACTGTCACAGCCAACTATGAATGTTATATCTACTGAAATACCGGACGTTCTGATTATTGAGCCAAAAATTTTTGGAGACGATCGCGGTTTCTTTTTTGAGAGTTTTAATCACCAAGCTTTTGTAGAAAAAACGGGCGTGACGGCAGAATTTGTGCAAGACAATCATTCCAAGTCTTCTAAAAATGTGCTGCGCGGTTTGCACTACCAAATGCAGCAGCCTCAAGGTAAATTGCTGCGGGTTGTTGCAGGGGAAATATATGATGTGGCGGTGGATATTAGAAAAAATTCGCCGACTTTCGGACAGTGGGTGGGCTGTTTTCTGAGTGCAGAAAATAAGCAGCAACTCTGGGTACCGGCGGGATTTGCTCACGGTTTTTTAGTAGTATCAGACATTGCTGAGGTTTTGTACAAAACTACAGACTACTATGCACCGGGACACGAGCGGTGTATTGTATGGAATGATCCTGATTTGGCGATCGCCTGGCCGCTAGATGGTGCCGATCCAATTTTATCACCTAAAGACAAAGCTGGACAAACGTTGAAAAGAGCTCAAGTGTTTTAATAATGAAAATTTTACTCGCAGGCGGCAGCGGACAGCTAGCTCAAGAATTGCAGCCCATCTTATTATCTGTGGGAGAGGTCATTGCAGTCGATCGCACTTCCGTAGATTTATCCCAACCCGAAACCATCCGTCAAGCAATGGCTGACATTAAACCGGATGTAGTCGTGAATGCCGGCGCTTACACTGCGGTGGACAAAGCTGAAAACGAAGCAGACTTAGCGCACGCAGTCAATGGTATCGCACCGGGAATTCTCGCACAAGAATGCGACAAACTGGGCGCAAGTTTAATCCACTTTTCCACTGATTACGTATTTGACGGTAGCAGCGGTTCGGCTTATCTCGAAACAGATGCTACAAATCCCTTGGGAACTTACGGCAAATCCAAGTTAGCTGGGGAGGAAGCAATTAGAAAAGCGGGAAACCGACATATTATTATTAGAACCGCCTGGGTTTACGGTAACGGCGGAAAAGGCAACTTTGTCAAAACCATGCTGAGGTTGGGAAAGGAAAGGGAAGAAATTCGAGTAGTAGCAGATCAAATCGGAAGTCCAACTTGGACGGCAGATTTAGGTGCTGCAACTGCCCAAATCATCCCTGTGCTTGGGCTAGAAAGTTTTGGGACTTACCAGTATACTAACAGCGGTGTTTGTAGTTGGTACGATTTTGCGATCGCCATTTTTGAAGAAGCAGAGAAACTCGGCTTTCCCCTCAAAATCCAGCGCGTAATTCCCATCACCACCGCCGAATATCCCACACCCGCAAAACGTCCCGCTTTTTCTGTCCTCTCAACCACAAAAATATCAGGACTTCTGGGAAGCTATCCTCCCCACTGGCGGCAAGGGCTCAGACAAATGCTGGTGAGAGAATTGAAATGAAAAATTGAGGAAATATGAGGGCGGGTTTTGTTCGAGATATTGTCTGTTATGTGCTTTACTGTGTTTAGTTTGTACCTTTGGGGTGCTGTTTATTCCCCGGAGATCCCCCTAAATGCCCCTTAAGAAGGGGGACTTTGAAAGCTTTCTTGTTCCCCCCTTTCTTAAGGGGGGTTAGGGGGGATCGGGCTTAACTAAACCGTATTGAGCAAAACCAGCCCGATAGATTAAAAATATCCCCCGGAATACATGAAAGTCAAGCAACAATCTATTTTAATTGCAGCATCGGTGTTCGGAATTCTGATACCAGCATCATATATTTTGTACTTGATATCCCAAGCGGGAGACTTGTCTAATTTTGATTATTGGTGGATGACGTGGAATTTTTATTCAGTAGATGGTTTTGCTACAAATCCTTTTAATTGGATATTTCGGGCTAACGAGCATTTTGTGTTTATTCCGGCGATTATCTATGCCTTGAATATCATTGTTACCCAAGGTTCAAATATTGGTTTGTGTTTGACTGCTTGGTTTTTGGCTTTGATTCAATGCTACGTATTAATTGCTTTGCTGCCGTTGAATCTGAGACGTTTTCCGCTACAATTTATCTCAGTTATTATTTGTATTTCTATTTTCAATTTTACTCCGGCGGCGGCGCACAACTGGATGCGGGGATTCAGTGGCGTTCACTGGATAATTGCTAATTTATTTGTGATTTGTTCGATATTTTGTTTGCAATCCTATGTGACAATTTTGTTAAATAAGAGAGAGGCTGAGCCTCTAGATATTGATTCCCAACTGGGGGCGGGCACGGGGGCACCGCCCCTACGGAATGGTTGGGTAATTGGTAGTATTGTTTTTGGCATTTTAGGCTGCATTAGTTACAGCACTCCTTTGGGTTTGTGGCCGATTTTATGTGGGGCGGCGATTGTCCTGCGGTTTCCTCGGCGGATAACTTATTTGTATTTTGCTGCTTCGATTGCGGTGATTGGTCTGTATTTTTTAACTTATAAAACTCCGTCCAATCATCCTTCTTTAACTAAAATTAATCCGCTGAAAACTCTCGAATATATTCCGATTTATCTCGGTGGGATTTTTAGCGAAAATATTATTATTGCGTCAACTATTGGTATAATTGGCTTGATTGCTGTGACGGGTTTTGTCGGTTATTGGCTATTGGCAAAAAAGGCTGTGCAGCTTGGCTATCCTGTAGGAAATCGCCCAAATTGGCTGCCTTGGCTGTCCATCCAATTGTACACCCTGCAAACGGCGTTAATGGCCGCAGTTAGTCGATCGGGATTTGGAGTCGAACAGGCCACCGCTTCCCGCTACGCCACACTCCCAGCCTTGTTTTGGATGAGTACAATTATCCTCATAGTGCTTGCTGTGCGGGAGTTGCAACCGATACCGAGAATTCAAGGACGCTGGCTGACACCGCTGTTTGCAGTCGTGACAGTCGCCGTCATTTTAATGTACGGGGTGGGTGGCGAAACTGCAAGGGCGATCGCCCGTAGAGCAACCTATCAACCGTTAGTAGGACTTTCCTTGCAATTAGGTATCACCGACATCACCCTAATTAAAGAAAGAGTCGGGAACAAACCCGCCGCCTTTGTCGGATTAATCGACGCCTTAAAAACTAACAACTTAGTACCATTCAATCGAGACATCAAAAAACACAACTTTTGTGCAGCATTAGATACAAAAATTGATCCAAATTTACTCTGGGCCCCCAAAGATGGAGTACCAGGATATTTTGATACTGTTACCAAACTCGCACCAAAAGCCGCCCGAGTAATTGGTTGGGTAGGAGACCCCGAAAATCATGTAAAATGTATTGTCATTCTCAACCAAGAAAATGTAGTTCGAGGTTTCGCCATGTCAGGATTTCCGCGCCCCGACTTAGTTAACTTGTTTGGCGATTCCTACAAATCCGCAGCTTGGAGAGGATACATTCAAACATCGCCAACCGATAAACTATTGACAGCTTACGCTTCATTTACCAACCGCGAAAGTTGGGTAGCTTTACGAAATTCCCAAACAATCAATCAAGACGGTTGGGTTAAGACTGATCCCCCCTAGCCCCCCTTAAAAAGGGGGGAACAAGAGAATACTCAAAGTCCCCCTTCTTAAGGGGGATTTAGGGGGATCTCCGGGGCATAAGCAGTCTTAACCCAAGCGTATTGAGTTATTAATAACAATTAAAAAATTAGCTATGCAAAAAGACCTCAGCTTCGTAATTCCCGTTCACAATGAAGAAGCAACCCTGAAATTACTGTTTGAAAAAATTAGCGTCGTCATGTCGAAAAGAGGAATCGCAAGTTACGAAGTGATTTTCATAGACGATGGTAGCCGCGATGATTCTTGGCGAGAAATTACCGATTTAGCAAGTCAATTTCCGCAACGAATTAAAGCGATTAAAATGCGCCGCAATTTTGGCAAATCCTCCGCACTTTCCGCGGGATTTCGCAATGCGGCCGGGAGAATTATATTTACCCTTGATGCCGATTTACAAGACGACCCAGCCGAAATTCCCAAATTTTTAGATCATTTAGAATTAGGATTTGATTTAGTCTCCGGTTGGCGCAAACAACGGAATGACCCCGTTTCTAAAACCTTACCTTCGCGCCTGTTTAATGCTGTTGCGTGTTTGTTGACAGGGGTAAAAATGCACGATATGAATTGTGGTTTTAAGGCTTACCGTCGGGAAGTTTTGCAATCGATTAAATTGTACGGCGAATTGCACCGTTATATTCCGGCCTTAGCGAACAATTTAGGGTTTAAAATTGGCGAAGTAGTTGTCGAACACCATCCGCGAAAACATGGTAAATCAAATTATGGTTGGGAACGCTACGCGCGGGGATTTATTGATTTGTTGACGGTGTTGGCGACTACGCAGTATTTGCACAAACCAGGTCATTTGTTTGGCGGATTGGGGTTGTGTTTTGGTTTGGTGGGAACTCTTTCACTGAGTTATTTGATTGTGATTTGGTTTCTGAATTTAGCGGGGATGCACTTTGGGCCGATTGGGAATCGACCGTTGTTATTTTTCGGAATTTTGTGTACAATTCTGTCGGTACAGTTGATTTCTTTGGGGATTTTGGCTGAGTTGATTGCGCGGAATGTGGCTGCTGATTATGTGGATAAGCAGATTTGTGAAATTATTGATGATTCTGGTTTTGATATTTAACGGCAGATATATCATTGATGTTTGTAGTAAGGACTTTAGTCCTCTGGTTTTTAAGAAGGACTGAAGTCCTCACTACGAACCTCATTTTTAAGAAGGACTGAAGTCCTCACTACGAACCTCATTTTTAAGAAGGACTGAAGTCCTCACTACGAACCTCATTTTTAAGAAGGACTGAAGTTCTCACTACGAACCTCATTTTTAAGAAGGACTGAAGTCCTCACTACGAACCTAATTTTTAAGAAGGACTGAAGTCCTCACTACGAACCTGTTTTATTGGTGATTTTAAAGATTATCCATTTGCCTTGTTTATCTACTATTTCTCCGTCAATGTTTGGATGCCAATCGCTGCGTGTCAGGATATAATCGGCTTTATAGTTTCGGGCGACTTTGACTAAATCTGCACTGCTACGCTGGCTGAATAAGTCGCTTCCTCCCCAAATCATTTGCGAGTTCAATGGAACTCCTAAAATAGCTTCCATGCGGTTTTTCCACTCTTTGATGCCTTTTTCGGTAAAAGGAAAGTTCTTAAAATTGACTACAATCGCCCTTTTTGAGAAAAACTGGAAGCTGGTAACTGATGGTGGAATTAATACCAGGGCGTCGCGGCTGCTAGTTTGCGAAAATCGCACGGCTAAGAGGCTTAATTCGTCTCTCGGAACGGCATTGATATTGACTCTTGTTTGAAATACGTTTAATATAGGTTTGGGTAGAATTCCTGCAACTCCGCAAACTAAGGTAGCAGTAGTTAGCAAAGCTAATATATGAGTAAAAATTTGTTTGATAGATGTCGCAAATGATGTCTGTTGTAGGATAAATGGAAATGCGAGAATTGAAAAAAAGACTGGGATACCCATGATTCTATCGCTGATTATTTCCCAGGAATCAGTCAGCGGATAGGTTATGCTAAAAATTACCGTTCCTGCTGCCAAAATCCATAACCAAATATTGTATCGTTTGGGAAATGGATAATTTTTAATTTGCCAAACGGCTAATCCTAAGAAAATGATACCTCGAAAAGGCAAAGTTAGAAGAGATAGAACCAGCAAAGTAACAGGTATTTGTTTTTGTTTGTCAATCTCATCTAGGCTGAGACAAACAGTGATAAATATAATTAATTGAGTAAATGGTACGGTTCTAGCTAGTTGTAGTTTGGCAATAAACGCCAGCGGGTAAACTTCGACGAATATGTAGTTTAGCAGCAGTGCAACAATTGATGTGCTAACAATTATGTAAAAATTAACTTTGTCTAATTTTGGCAGTAAGTTTGTATTTTTAATGTACAGCAAACCGCCAATGATGAAACAGATAAAGTTCAACCAATTTCCGACAGGCCAATTTGAGGGGAGAATGTGGTGGGGGTTGCGAACTTTGGCGTGAATGAAGACAAACTCGGCATTGTCGATAGCCTGAGTGCTCGTAGTACCTGTCAATAACATGGGTACATATACTATACTTGCCATTGCTGCTAAAAGTACGATCGCCCAAATCAACTTTTTGAACTGCCGCTCTCTTACAGATTGTAGCACTAAAACGGGAAGCATCATCAATCCCGGCAACAAGCCTACTAACAATTGCAGCAGACAAGCTAGCCCAAAACAGAAATATCCCCTCAGCCATTTCTGGCGCAAACTAAAATAAATCCCCCAGATTGCGAAGGCCATCGCGAAGGTACTGGGTACTGATTTTGTGGAAAATATCAGCGTGTTACCAATATCTGTAAATGAAGCGGCTATACATAAAAAAGCCATCGCTGCTGCGGACAGTTTGGAATTAGTATAAATATTGATAATTGCATAGCAAGCTAGGATAAATGAACCGAAGGCTAGGAATTGATAAATAAAATGCGCTAGGGGAATGCTTGTTCCGAGGTTTGCCAGAATATAGATGATATAGTAATAGTAGTATCTTGGATTAAATTTCACCATTTCCTGAACGTAATAGTCGTTTTTGTAGAGTTCAGGATTTAGCATGAATTGAATCGGCGGCACTTCTGG includes the following:
- the rfbC gene encoding dTDP-4-dehydrorhamnose 3,5-epimerase — its product is MNVISTEIPDVLIIEPKIFGDDRGFFFESFNHQAFVEKTGVTAEFVQDNHSKSSKNVLRGLHYQMQQPQGKLLRVVAGEIYDVAVDIRKNSPTFGQWVGCFLSAENKQQLWVPAGFAHGFLVVSDIAEVLYKTTDYYAPGHERCIVWNDPDLAIAWPLDGADPILSPKDKAGQTLKRAQVF
- the rfbD gene encoding dTDP-4-dehydrorhamnose reductase, which codes for MKILLAGGSGQLAQELQPILLSVGEVIAVDRTSVDLSQPETIRQAMADIKPDVVVNAGAYTAVDKAENEADLAHAVNGIAPGILAQECDKLGASLIHFSTDYVFDGSSGSAYLETDATNPLGTYGKSKLAGEEAIRKAGNRHIIIRTAWVYGNGGKGNFVKTMLRLGKEREEIRVVADQIGSPTWTADLGAATAQIIPVLGLESFGTYQYTNSGVCSWYDFAIAIFEEAEKLGFPLKIQRVIPITTAEYPTPAKRPAFSVLSTTKISGLLGSYPPHWRQGLRQMLVRELK
- a CDS encoding DUF6798 domain-containing protein is translated as MQKHQKSNRYFKISLYTFIIIGSLIATGYIFPIGGNFPEVPPIQFMLNPELYKNDYYVQEMVKFNPRYYYYYIIYILANLGTSIPLAHFIYQFLAFGSFILACYAIINIYTNSKLSAAAMAFLCIAASFTDIGNTLIFSTKSVPSTFAMAFAIWGIYFSLRQKWLRGYFCFGLACLLQLLVGLLPGLMMLPVLVLQSVRERQFKKLIWAIVLLAAMASIVYVPMLLTGTTSTQAIDNAEFVFIHAKVRNPHHILPSNWPVGNWLNFICFIIGGLLYIKNTNLLPKLDKVNFYIIVSTSIVALLLNYIFVEVYPLAFIAKLQLARTVPFTQLIIFITVCLSLDEIDKQKQIPVTLLVLSLLTLPFRGIIFLGLAVWQIKNYPFPKRYNIWLWILAAGTVIFSITYPLTDSWEIISDRIMGIPVFFSILAFPFILQQTSFATSIKQIFTHILALLTTATLVCGVAGILPKPILNVFQTRVNINAVPRDELSLLAVRFSQTSSRDALVLIPPSVTSFQFFSKRAIVVNFKNFPFTEKGIKEWKNRMEAILGVPLNSQMIWGGSDLFSQRSSADLVKVARNYKADYILTRSDWHPNIDGEIVDKQGKWIIFKITNKTGS
- a CDS encoding glycosyltransferase family 2 protein, which produces MQKDLSFVIPVHNEEATLKLLFEKISVVMSKRGIASYEVIFIDDGSRDDSWREITDLASQFPQRIKAIKMRRNFGKSSALSAGFRNAAGRIIFTLDADLQDDPAEIPKFLDHLELGFDLVSGWRKQRNDPVSKTLPSRLFNAVACLLTGVKMHDMNCGFKAYRREVLQSIKLYGELHRYIPALANNLGFKIGEVVVEHHPRKHGKSNYGWERYARGFIDLLTVLATTQYLHKPGHLFGGLGLCFGLVGTLSLSYLIVIWFLNLAGMHFGPIGNRPLLFFGILCTILSVQLISLGILAELIARNVAADYVDKQICEIIDDSGFDI
- a CDS encoding methyltransferase domain-containing protein translates to MKTDTYLKKLYANRFDSRQMQAKVALWKVLIDEFLQNYVPSKSAILDIGGGYCEFINHIRAGEKCLIDLNPDSKLFANTDVKVLNIDVLNLDNNTAFNKKFDRIFISNFFEHLRNKEELVEIISFCFDALKPSGSLLVIQPNFKYSYKEYYDFIDHQLPITHLSLQELLQTVGFKIDVMIPRFLPFSTKGRPASPLLLKVYLKLPFLWRFLGGQMFVKASKL